The following coding sequences are from one Petrotoga sibirica DSM 13575 window:
- a CDS encoding radical SAM protein: protein MIKLGKELVKSRYIHTFKKGDKTIIFNSLNLEIFEGEQSYYEIINKYLVPSKCVNTTKELSELFDSKIIVYKEENESNQALRRLRELRSEALREKKGRIGFMRIALTEQCNMACSYCFQQQFYKHRQPVMSMKKFFEIMDWFIEENRGNVPRVQYFGGEPLLKFDLIQKGNEMLVDAKNKNIISDYSQIITTNGTLMTKKIADYLNKWNFDVTFSLDGWKDLNDKTRVFKGGQGTYDRVLQGIHNFRSSGGNVSILLTPRNDNLVLIPDIVKHFVEDLGATTVGVNSPQPTEAGWEVEGHDLAKAIQKVWEYCIEKNVNFYGPGTFIPKIIKLKSAQVGRCVDGNSGEVEAEWPVYVSATGNFSYCLVHHQDDRCVSDDPKQIKQESKFSLWHYNTSDHPECDTCIASQICGGPCSLELALRRGELNPDRCKFYKDMVEWVVKR from the coding sequence ATGATAAAATTAGGAAAAGAACTTGTTAAATCAAGATACATTCATACATTTAAAAAAGGTGATAAAACAATAATATTCAATAGCTTGAATCTTGAAATATTTGAAGGAGAACAATCTTACTACGAAATTATAAATAAATATTTGGTTCCTTCAAAGTGTGTAAACACTACTAAAGAGTTATCTGAATTATTTGATTCAAAAATTATTGTTTATAAAGAGGAAAACGAGTCAAATCAAGCATTAAGACGATTGAGGGAACTGCGGAGTGAGGCACTGAGAGAGAAGAAGGGAAGGATAGGTTTTATGCGCATTGCTCTTACTGAGCAATGCAATATGGCTTGTTCCTACTGTTTTCAACAACAATTTTATAAGCACCGTCAGCCAGTTATGAGTATGAAAAAATTTTTTGAGATTATGGACTGGTTTATTGAGGAGAATCGAGGAAACGTACCACGTGTACAGTATTTTGGTGGGGAACCACTTCTAAAATTTGATCTAATACAGAAGGGTAATGAAATGTTAGTTGATGCGAAAAATAAAAATATTATAAGCGATTATTCACAAATAATTACAACTAATGGAACTCTTATGACAAAAAAAATTGCAGATTATTTAAACAAATGGAATTTTGATGTAACATTTAGCCTTGATGGGTGGAAAGACTTGAACGATAAAACTCGCGTGTTTAAAGGTGGGCAAGGAACGTATGATAGAGTTTTACAAGGAATTCATAATTTTAGGAGTTCAGGCGGAAATGTTAGTATTTTGCTTACACCAAGGAATGACAATTTGGTTCTTATTCCAGACATTGTTAAGCATTTTGTTGAAGATTTGGGAGCAACAACTGTTGGTGTTAACTCTCCTCAACCGACAGAGGCAGGTTGGGAGGTAGAAGGACATGATCTTGCGAAAGCCATTCAGAAGGTGTGGGAATACTGCATTGAAAAAAATGTTAATTTCTATGGACCTGGGACATTCATTCCCAAAATAATCAAATTAAAGTCTGCTCAAGTTGGTCGTTGTGTGGATGGAAATAGTGGAGAAGTTGAGGCAGAGTGGCCAGTATATGTTTCTGCAACAGGGAATTTTTCTTATTGTCTTGTTCATCACCAAGACGATAGATGTGTATCGGATGACCCAAAACAGATAAAGCAAGAATCAAAATTCAGTTTGTGGCATTATAACACTTCTGATCATCCTGAATGTGATACTTGCATTGCTAGTCAAATCTGTGGTGGTCCTTGCAGCCTTGAACTGGCTTTACGCAGGGGGGAATTAAATCCAGATCGATGTAAATTTTATAAAGATATGGTCGAGTGGGTGGTGAAAAGGTGA
- a CDS encoding reverse transcriptase domain-containing protein produces the protein MPWDERDTSSAHRGGQRKSTKLSSLTALARKNPQMRFTSLTHLLTVDFLKECFKELKKDKAPGVDGVTVKEYEVTLEKNLKELVEKLRAKRYKPQPVRRVYIPKSRGGKRPLGIPTVEDKLVQMALKKILEAIFEVDFLDVSYGFRPKRSCHQALDILDKAVMTKTRKGYFKLGRKTSKAKFRQGIKEMNQWLKDVRNQVKLKEWWRVLKLKLIGHFRYYGISGNMPEIQVFYKRTIRLAFKWINRRSQKRSYNWEQFQQFLHFNPLPVPKMYHLTYTLS, from the coding sequence GTGCCTTGGGACGAAAGGGACACTTCCTCCGCACACAGAGGCGGACAAAGGAAGTCAACAAAACTCTCGTCCCTAACTGCTTTAGCTCGGAAAAATCCACAGATGAGATTTACGTCATTAACTCATCTGCTCACCGTGGACTTTCTCAAAGAGTGCTTCAAGGAGCTTAAGAAAGATAAAGCTCCAGGAGTAGATGGGGTAACAGTTAAGGAGTACGAAGTCACCTTAGAGAAGAACCTTAAGGAGTTAGTGGAGAAGTTAAGGGCAAAACGTTATAAACCTCAGCCAGTAAGGAGGGTTTATATCCCAAAGTCCAGGGGAGGAAAAAGACCGCTGGGCATCCCCACAGTGGAAGATAAGTTAGTCCAGATGGCGTTGAAGAAAATCCTTGAGGCAATCTTTGAGGTTGACTTTCTTGATGTATCTTATGGCTTTCGTCCTAAAAGAAGCTGTCATCAAGCTCTGGATATTCTGGACAAGGCGGTAATGACAAAGACAAGAAAAGGCTATTTTAAGTTAGGACGGAAGACTTCAAAGGCAAAGTTTAGACAAGGAATAAAGGAAATGAACCAGTGGTTAAAGGATGTCCGTAACCAAGTAAAGCTGAAAGAATGGTGGAGAGTGTTAAAACTGAAGTTAATAGGACATTTTCGCTACTATGGGATAAGCGGAAACATGCCAGAGATACAGGTGTTCTATAAGCGAACCATAAGGTTGGCCTTTAAGTGGATAAACAGACGCAGTCAGAAGAGGAGTTACAACTGGGAACAATTTCAGCAGTTTCTCCACTTTAATCCTTTGCCTGTACCAAAGATGTATCACTTAACTTACACTTTGTCCTGA
- a CDS encoding 6-phosphofructokinase — protein sequence MTKKNIMYAQSGGVTSVINASAYGIISRALKDPQIDKIYVGINGITGVLEGKLFDLTKESVDKVNNLKNTPASAFGTCRHRLKEGDEEGFQKLFKTFEDYNISYFFYNGGNDSMDTAHKIDEYSKKIGYDLKVIGIPKTIDNDLYGTDHSPGYGSAAKYLAISMLEASIDTRSMAKDSTKVFIMETMGRHAGWLTAATSLAKLNGDFGPHIILLPERIFEEDNFIDKVQKEVNRNDYCTIAVSEGIRYKSGAFVSDMGYTDSFGNRQLGDVGRVVANIILTRLGLKVHVSIPDYLQRSAGHIVSKTDQDEAIMVGEKALEYALNGISGFMVAINRLSNNPYKIELGKVPLFEVANNTKYLPEEYISDDGYGVNQNFIDYAKPLIQGESYPPYENGIPKYVSFPIEDR from the coding sequence TTGACTAAAAAAAATATTATGTATGCACAATCAGGAGGAGTTACTAGTGTAATAAATGCTTCGGCATACGGGATTATAAGTAGGGCTTTGAAAGACCCACAGATTGATAAAATATATGTGGGTATAAATGGTATCACAGGGGTTCTTGAAGGTAAATTGTTCGATTTAACAAAAGAGTCTGTCGATAAGGTAAATAATTTGAAAAATACTCCAGCAAGTGCCTTTGGTACCTGCAGGCATAGATTAAAGGAAGGTGACGAAGAAGGTTTTCAAAAACTTTTTAAAACGTTCGAAGACTACAATATTAGCTATTTCTTTTATAATGGTGGTAACGATTCTATGGATACAGCCCATAAAATCGACGAGTACTCAAAAAAGATAGGTTACGATTTAAAAGTAATAGGGATTCCAAAAACAATAGATAACGATCTATACGGGACTGATCATTCTCCAGGTTATGGCTCTGCAGCAAAGTATTTGGCAATTTCAATGTTGGAAGCCAGCATAGATACTCGTAGTATGGCAAAAGACTCCACAAAAGTTTTCATAATGGAGACAATGGGGAGACACGCAGGCTGGCTTACCGCAGCTACTTCTTTGGCTAAGTTAAATGGAGATTTTGGGCCTCATATTATTTTGTTACCTGAAAGGATTTTTGAAGAAGATAATTTTATTGATAAGGTTCAAAAAGAGGTAAATAGAAATGATTACTGTACGATAGCTGTTTCTGAAGGCATTAGGTATAAAAGTGGGGCTTTCGTTTCCGATATGGGCTACACCGACAGTTTTGGAAACAGGCAGTTGGGAGATGTTGGAAGGGTTGTGGCCAATATTATTTTAACCAGGTTAGGTTTGAAAGTGCATGTGTCTATACCTGACTACCTCCAAAGAAGTGCAGGGCACATTGTTAGTAAAACCGATCAAGATGAAGCGATTATGGTGGGAGAAAAGGCCTTAGAATATGCTTTGAATGGTATCTCAGGCTTCATGGTAGCGATTAATCGCCTCTCAAATAACCCTTACAAGATAGAATTAGGGAAAGTCCCTTTATTTGAAGTAGCGAATAATACCAAATATTTACCAGAAGAATATATTTCTGATGATGGTTACGGTGTGAATCAAAATTTTATTGATTATGCTAAACCTTTAATTCAAGGAGAAAGTTATCCACCTTACGAAAATGGTATTCCTAAATACGTATCTTTTCCAATTGAAGATAGGTAA
- the cas6 gene encoding CRISPR-associated endoribonuclease Cas6: protein MVIKLVFGALEGDKVDLPVHYNRPLQGLFYYLMSNTVPKYHDLGTRSEDKKLKLFTFSRIYPHNSFKVVNRRMVFKGFFNIYFASPLDKLVDAVLYSLNEQKVVRIEKNYFTLMKYEVIHNEVDEDMLVKTLSPITAYSTIILPNGNRYTHYFSPYSSDFKKLIEENLRRKASALEIEIRNNYFYIEPYGITEKNEKLLFYKDIIIKGWTGYFILKGNPKLLRLALNSGLGAKNAQGFGMILSAEKNSIKEKNFSQLSEEG, encoded by the coding sequence TTGGTTATTAAGTTAGTTTTTGGAGCTTTAGAAGGTGACAAAGTCGATCTTCCTGTCCATTACAATAGACCTTTGCAAGGACTGTTTTATTATTTAATGTCTAACACTGTGCCAAAGTACCATGATTTAGGAACAAGATCTGAAGATAAGAAGTTGAAGCTTTTCACTTTTTCAAGGATTTATCCCCACAACTCCTTTAAAGTTGTAAATAGAAGAATGGTATTTAAAGGCTTTTTTAATATTTACTTCGCCTCACCACTTGATAAATTAGTAGACGCTGTATTATATTCTTTGAATGAACAAAAGGTCGTGAGAATTGAAAAAAATTATTTTACTTTGATGAAGTATGAAGTTATTCATAATGAAGTTGATGAGGATATGCTTGTTAAAACTCTCTCGCCTATTACAGCATATTCAACTATCATTCTACCAAACGGGAATCGTTACACTCATTATTTTTCGCCATACTCATCAGATTTTAAAAAATTGATTGAAGAAAATCTCAGAAGAAAAGCATCGGCATTAGAAATTGAAATACGAAATAATTATTTTTATATTGAACCTTACGGTATAACAGAAAAAAATGAAAAATTACTTTTTTACAAAGATATTATTATAAAAGGATGGACTGGATATTTCATTTTAAAAGGTAATCCTAAATTGTTGAGATTAGCACTTAATTCTGGATTGGGAGCTAAAAATGCACAAGGATTCGGAATGATCCTTTCGGCTGAAAAAAATTCTATAAAAGAAAAGAATTTTTCACAACTTTCAGAAGAAGGCTGA
- a CDS encoding ABC transporter ATP-binding protein, which produces MAQVVLEGVNKIYPNGFHAVKDVDFEIEDKEFLVLLGPSGCGKTTTLRMIAGLEDITEGTIKIDQKVVNDVEPKDRDIAMVFQNYALYPHMTVYDNMAFGLKLRKTPKDEIEERVRNAAKILGIDHLLDRKPKQLSGGQRQRVALGRAIVRDPKVFLFDEPLSNLDAKLRVQMRAELKKLQKRLEATIAYVTHDQVEAMTMADKIVIMNEGLIQQVGGPFDVYNKPANIFVAGFIGTPPMNFLNVKVSRDNGIWFKTEGVSIKVPDDKASLLENYIDKDVIFGVRPEDIYDKNFFKGADESNTLEALVDVVEPLGSETLLHLNISGQSMTAKVSPQTRAESGQNFEVAIDLSMIHAFDKETEQAIF; this is translated from the coding sequence ATGGCTCAAGTTGTATTAGAAGGGGTTAACAAGATTTATCCTAATGGATTTCATGCAGTAAAAGATGTAGACTTTGAAATAGAGGATAAGGAATTCCTCGTATTACTTGGCCCTTCAGGATGTGGAAAAACTACTACTTTAAGGATGATCGCAGGATTAGAAGACATTACTGAAGGAACAATAAAAATAGACCAAAAAGTTGTAAATGATGTGGAACCAAAAGATAGGGATATAGCGATGGTCTTCCAAAATTATGCCCTTTATCCACATATGACTGTTTACGATAATATGGCATTCGGGTTGAAATTGAGGAAAACACCCAAAGACGAAATCGAAGAGAGAGTTAGAAACGCCGCAAAGATTCTTGGGATTGACCACTTATTAGACAGAAAACCAAAACAATTATCAGGTGGGCAAAGACAGAGAGTTGCATTGGGTAGAGCTATCGTAAGGGATCCTAAAGTGTTCTTATTCGATGAACCTCTTTCAAACTTAGATGCAAAATTAAGGGTTCAGATGAGAGCTGAGCTTAAGAAACTACAAAAAAGGTTGGAAGCTACAATCGCTTATGTTACACATGACCAAGTTGAGGCTATGACTATGGCTGATAAAATTGTTATTATGAATGAAGGACTAATTCAACAGGTCGGAGGACCTTTTGATGTATACAATAAGCCTGCCAACATTTTTGTTGCTGGTTTTATCGGGACTCCTCCAATGAATTTCTTAAATGTAAAAGTATCAAGAGATAACGGTATTTGGTTCAAAACAGAGGGAGTCTCTATAAAAGTACCCGATGATAAAGCAAGTTTACTTGAAAATTATATAGATAAAGATGTTATATTTGGTGTTAGACCAGAAGACATTTATGATAAGAATTTTTTTAAAGGTGCTGATGAGTCTAATACTTTAGAAGCCCTTGTCGATGTCGTTGAACCTTTGGGAAGTGAGACTTTGCTTCATTTAAATATTAGTGGGCAATCAATGACCGCAAAGGTAAGTCCTCAAACACGAGCAGAATCTGGACAGAATTTTGAAGTCGCTATCGATTTAAGCATGATTCATGCGTTTGATAAGGAAACCGAACAAGCTATATTTTAA
- a CDS encoding type II toxin-antitoxin system Phd/YefM family antitoxin yields the protein MYLKDLTFYSLAEAKAKLSQVVDEVENKDIVITKNGVPKVILLDYDKFVKLMEFVDEVRDISLFEVENVEEYKRIKDFFKDFDY from the coding sequence ATGTATTTAAAAGACCTTACCTTTTATAGTTTAGCTGAAGCGAAAGCAAAATTATCTCAAGTTGTTGATGAAGTTGAAAACAAAGACATTGTTATTACCAAGAACGGTGTACCAAAGGTTATTTTATTAGATTATGATAAATTTGTTAAACTAATGGAATTCGTCGATGAAGTGAGAGATATTTCTCTTTTTGAGGTAGAAAACGTAGAAGAATATAAGCGAATTAAGGACTTTTTTAAGGATTTTGATTACTGA
- a CDS encoding B12-binding domain-containing radical SAM protein, with protein MNFLVVNPWIYDFAAYDFWLKPLGLLYISEVLTNLGYNVTFIDLLNRHDKDLIAKYLPKDKKYGTGKFYNESVEKPDILKNIPRKFKRYGVPLKLFESKLERIKKKKKIDAILVGITLTYWYYGGEKTIEILRNYFPTTPIFLGGIYSTLYTEHAENNFSKFKVNICPGTGILPLKRVLESLNEDTTKLNNFNWFEEIDLTYDFYTSDLTYVVLVSSVGCPFHCTYCVTPKMWKFQYRSIDKIINNIEYILEKRPYVKDIVFFDDAFLLRKGIKELLKSLSKFNVRYHLPNGIHARRVDDEIALLLKKANFKSIKLGFESYDFNIQKGTGFKVTNSDLIEAVTCLKNAGFDMNDVYAYVLVNLPAQNKDDVVQAVDFCHSLGIRVNLNEFTPIPGTVEYEELVKKNAISLNADPLLLNNTIIPYWSNFSLSIDDIEEVKRYTKGKYAD; from the coding sequence TTGAACTTCTTGGTTGTTAATCCTTGGATCTACGATTTTGCGGCATATGATTTTTGGCTTAAACCCTTAGGGTTGTTATACATAAGTGAAGTACTTACTAATTTAGGTTACAATGTAACGTTCATTGATTTGTTAAATAGGCATGATAAAGATTTAATAGCAAAATATCTTCCAAAAGATAAAAAGTATGGAACTGGTAAATTTTATAATGAAAGTGTTGAAAAGCCAGATATATTGAAGAACATCCCGAGAAAATTCAAAAGGTATGGGGTGCCTTTGAAATTATTTGAAAGCAAATTAGAAAGAATAAAAAAGAAGAAAAAAATTGATGCAATCTTAGTGGGAATCACTTTAACATACTGGTACTACGGTGGGGAAAAGACTATCGAAATTTTGAGAAATTACTTCCCAACAACTCCTATCTTTTTAGGTGGAATTTATTCCACGTTGTACACAGAACATGCAGAAAATAATTTTTCCAAATTCAAAGTCAATATCTGCCCAGGTACAGGTATATTGCCTTTAAAGAGAGTTTTGGAATCGCTAAACGAGGATACCACAAAATTAAATAATTTTAACTGGTTTGAAGAAATTGACCTCACCTATGATTTTTACACTTCTGATCTTACTTATGTTGTTTTAGTTTCTTCCGTAGGTTGTCCCTTTCATTGTACGTATTGTGTAACTCCAAAGATGTGGAAATTTCAATATAGAAGTATTGACAAAATAATCAATAATATAGAGTATATTCTTGAAAAAAGACCTTATGTAAAAGATATCGTTTTTTTTGACGATGCGTTTTTATTAAGAAAAGGTATTAAAGAATTGTTGAAATCCTTATCTAAATTTAACGTTCGATATCATTTACCCAACGGCATACATGCCCGACGTGTTGATGATGAAATAGCTTTGTTATTGAAAAAAGCAAATTTTAAGAGTATAAAACTTGGGTTTGAAAGCTACGATTTTAATATTCAAAAAGGGACGGGGTTTAAGGTAACTAATAGCGATCTTATAGAAGCTGTTACATGTCTAAAAAATGCTGGTTTTGATATGAATGATGTTTATGCTTACGTTTTAGTAAATTTGCCTGCTCAAAATAAAGATGATGTTGTACAAGCGGTAGACTTTTGCCATTCGCTCGGAATAAGGGTGAATTTAAACGAATTTACTCCAATTCCTGGTACCGTTGAATACGAAGAGCTTGTCAAAAAAAATGCTATATCTTTAAACGCAGATCCTTTGCTTCTTAATAACACCATTATTCCTTATTGGTCTAATTTTAGCCTTTCTATTGATGATATAGAAGAGGTAAAAAGATATACCAAAGGCAAATATGCTGATTAG